In Gemmatimonadota bacterium, a single window of DNA contains:
- a CDS encoding TolC family protein produces the protein MARAVAFVAGLAVAPALLAQDGAPKSTPLDALVETGLRQNLSRRQQLLAVEQADAAVREARGLYLPSATLNARYTELAGNTVDLGTLINPAFGALNQLLQRPAFPTNIDMRLPLRQETTVRLAQPIFQPSIIAANRVQSALADAQGAQRDVQARQLTADIKSGYLTFAKVQQVVALYDSTLPLLDEQVRVSERLVQAGKATPDMILRARAERSDVQQRRDESVQLAEASREVLNLLLNRPLDTEVAIIPDSALGFDSLPALDVLRREAASGREELRQVAHARRAVSAQERLAQGSFLPSLSVAVDYGVQGKDYRLDRSRDFAALTVAVSWNLFNGGQDAARIQQASLDGRRLELQRQELEQRIALDVTTAWQGAAVARSAIRTADDRLQSAKRTFELVRRKQEEGAASQLEFLDARTAFTSAALNRVITRYDYYLRRVALERAAASYNLTRGAGGVGRR, from the coding sequence ATGGCGCGCGCTGTCGCGTTCGTCGCGGGCCTCGCGGTCGCCCCGGCGCTGCTCGCGCAGGACGGCGCTCCAAAAAGCACCCCACTCGACGCACTGGTCGAGACGGGGCTGCGTCAGAACCTTTCGCGCCGCCAACAGCTGCTCGCGGTCGAGCAGGCCGATGCCGCGGTGCGCGAGGCGCGCGGACTCTATCTCCCATCGGCCACGCTCAACGCCCGCTATACCGAGCTGGCCGGCAACACCGTGGACCTCGGGACGCTCATCAATCCGGCGTTCGGTGCGCTCAACCAGCTCCTGCAGCGTCCGGCCTTCCCCACCAACATCGACATGCGGCTCCCGCTGCGGCAGGAGACGACGGTGCGCCTGGCGCAACCGATCTTCCAGCCGTCGATCATCGCGGCCAACCGCGTGCAGTCGGCGCTGGCCGATGCCCAGGGGGCACAGCGCGATGTGCAGGCGCGCCAGCTCACCGCCGACATCAAGTCGGGCTACCTCACGTTCGCCAAGGTGCAGCAGGTGGTCGCGCTGTACGACAGCACCCTCCCACTGCTCGATGAGCAGGTGCGCGTGAGCGAGCGCCTCGTGCAGGCCGGCAAGGCGACCCCCGACATGATCCTGCGCGCGCGCGCCGAGCGCAGCGACGTGCAGCAGCGGCGCGACGAAAGCGTGCAGCTGGCGGAGGCGTCACGCGAAGTGCTGAACCTCCTCCTCAACCGCCCGCTCGACACCGAGGTCGCCATCATTCCCGACTCGGCCCTCGGCTTCGACTCGCTCCCGGCGCTCGACGTGCTGCGGCGTGAGGCCGCGAGCGGGCGGGAGGAGCTGCGGCAGGTGGCGCATGCGCGACGCGCCGTCTCGGCGCAGGAGCGGCTGGCCCAGGGGAGCTTCCTCCCCAGCCTCTCCGTGGCGGTCGACTACGGCGTGCAGGGGAAGGACTACCGGCTGGACCGCTCGCGCGACTTTGCCGCGCTCACCGTGGCCGTCAGCTGGAACCTCTTCAACGGCGGGCAGGACGCGGCGCGCATCCAGCAGGCGTCGCTCGACGGGCGTCGGCTCGAGCTGCAACGCCAGGAGCTGGAACAGCGCATCGCGCTCGACGTCACCACCGCGTGGCAGGGGGCGGCGGTGGCGCGCAGCGCCATCCGCACCGCCGATGACCGCTTGCAGAGCGCGAAGCGCACCTTCGAGCTCGTCAGGCGCAAGCAGGAGGAAGGGGCCGCCTCGCAGCTCGAGTTCCTCGACGCCCGCACCGCGTTCACGAGCGCCGCCCTCAACCGCGTCATCACCCGCTACGACTACTACCTGCGCCGCGTCGCGCTCGAGCGTGCCGCCGCCAGCTACAACCTCACGCGCGGCGCGGGAGGGGTGGGACGGCGGTGA
- a CDS encoding efflux RND transporter permease subunit, with product MNIARFSVRNRQFMLVILVALVALGVFSLRTIPRAEDPTFPIPAYVIVAVYPGASPIDLEQLVADPIEKRIKELDKLKAIRTTVEDGLATVEVEFEANVDADAKYEEVLRELNALRPDLPDDLLRLETRQFDAGRVNIVQLALVSPTAPYADIDREARRLKDLLSRRDGVRQVQAWAIPEREVRVAIDLGRLAQLRIPVTQVLQSIQSEDANIPGGSVDAGGRKFNVKTSGSYQTLDEVRQTVVGGGGGATVRLQDVATVEWSYAEAKHLGRYNGQRAAFVTASMKNARNISQVRDDIWGVLDEFERDLPASMTLARGFDQSRNVEARLRKLGVDFALAILLVLVTLLPLGLRAAGVTMVSIPLSLAIGVSLLKATGYTINQLTIVGFVIALGLLVDDSIVVVENIARFLREGHSRTRAAILATQQITVAVLGTTATLMFAFLPLLMLPGASGKFIRGMPLAVIFTILASLLVSLTIIPFLASVFLEETAGHGNIFLRALNRAIDATYSRLLHRALGRPRTTLAVAAGLFVGSLALIPIVGFSLFPKAGTPQFMITVETPDGWSLTETNGVVQQVEQALLSRRDVTSVFANVGRGNPQVYYNVVPGGERNNVGALFVLLDHYDGRHTPLMLDSLRRRLDAIPNARILVKEFENGPPIEAPLALRLTGEHLDTLRAVAGRMERLIATTPGTRDVVNPLRVNRTDLTLDIDRAKAGLLGIPTVEIDRTVRLGIAGLRAGSFRDLDGEEYDITVRLPRGERQVLSALDQVYVGSVTGAQVPLSQVASVRFESSPPLIQHQDAERAVTVTSYVQTGFNTDRVTKAVLARLGELKLPAGYRIIPAGELESRQESFGGLGTAILLATFGILAILILEFRTFKGMVIVASVIPLGIIGGLAALLVSGYTLSFTAVIGFVALIGIEIKNSILLVDFTNQLRDDGMELHQAIETAGKIRFLPIVLTTLTAIGGLLPLAIQGSSLYSPLALVIIGGLISSTILSRLVTPVMYMLLPPALGRVTADDEIDVRHGATLAPAGHAVG from the coding sequence GTGAACATCGCCCGCTTCTCCGTCAGGAATCGCCAGTTCATGCTGGTGATCCTTGTCGCGCTCGTCGCCCTCGGCGTCTTCTCGCTGCGCACCATCCCGCGCGCCGAGGATCCGACCTTCCCCATCCCGGCCTACGTCATTGTCGCCGTCTACCCCGGGGCGAGCCCGATCGACCTGGAGCAGCTCGTCGCCGACCCGATCGAGAAGCGCATCAAGGAGCTGGACAAGCTCAAGGCCATCCGCACGACGGTGGAGGACGGGCTGGCGACGGTCGAAGTGGAGTTCGAGGCCAACGTCGATGCCGACGCGAAGTACGAGGAGGTCCTGCGCGAGTTGAACGCCCTGCGCCCCGACCTCCCCGACGACCTGCTGCGCCTGGAGACACGGCAGTTCGACGCCGGCCGCGTCAACATCGTGCAGCTGGCGCTGGTCTCTCCCACGGCGCCCTACGCCGACATCGACCGCGAGGCGCGCCGCCTCAAGGACCTGCTGTCGCGACGGGACGGCGTTCGCCAGGTGCAAGCGTGGGCGATCCCCGAGCGCGAGGTGCGGGTGGCGATCGACCTCGGCCGACTGGCGCAGCTCCGGATCCCGGTGACACAGGTCCTGCAGTCGATCCAGAGCGAAGACGCGAACATCCCCGGCGGGAGCGTCGATGCGGGCGGCCGCAAGTTCAACGTCAAGACGAGCGGGAGCTATCAGACGCTCGACGAGGTGCGGCAGACCGTCGTGGGCGGCGGTGGCGGGGCGACGGTCCGGTTGCAGGACGTGGCCACGGTGGAGTGGAGCTACGCGGAGGCCAAGCACCTGGGACGCTACAACGGCCAGCGCGCCGCGTTCGTCACGGCCAGCATGAAGAACGCGCGTAACATTTCCCAGGTCCGCGACGACATCTGGGGTGTCCTCGACGAGTTCGAGCGCGACCTCCCGGCGTCGATGACGCTCGCCCGCGGCTTCGACCAGTCGCGCAACGTCGAGGCGCGCCTCCGGAAGCTCGGCGTCGACTTCGCGCTGGCGATCCTCTTGGTGCTGGTCACCCTTCTCCCGCTGGGGCTGCGTGCCGCCGGGGTGACGATGGTCTCCATCCCGTTGTCGCTGGCGATTGGCGTCTCGCTGCTCAAGGCGACCGGCTACACGATCAACCAGCTGACGATCGTCGGCTTCGTGATCGCGCTCGGCCTGCTCGTCGACGACTCCATTGTGGTCGTCGAGAACATCGCCCGCTTCCTGCGGGAGGGGCATTCGCGCACGCGTGCCGCCATCCTCGCCACGCAGCAGATCACCGTCGCGGTGCTGGGGACTACGGCGACGCTGATGTTCGCCTTCCTCCCCTTGCTCATGCTCCCCGGCGCCTCGGGGAAGTTCATCCGCGGGATGCCGCTGGCGGTGATCTTCACGATTCTCGCCTCGCTCCTGGTCTCGCTCACGATCATCCCCTTCCTCGCCTCGGTCTTCCTCGAGGAGACAGCGGGACACGGGAACATCTTCCTGCGCGCGCTCAACCGGGCGATCGACGCCACCTACTCGCGCCTCCTGCACCGGGCGCTTGGGCGCCCGCGCACGACGCTGGCCGTCGCAGCGGGGCTCTTCGTCGGTTCGCTCGCCCTCATCCCGATCGTCGGCTTCTCCCTCTTTCCCAAGGCGGGGACACCGCAGTTCATGATCACCGTCGAGACGCCGGACGGCTGGTCGCTGACCGAGACCAACGGCGTGGTGCAGCAGGTGGAGCAGGCACTCCTGTCGCGACGCGACGTGACGTCGGTCTTCGCCAACGTGGGCCGCGGCAATCCGCAGGTCTACTACAACGTCGTGCCGGGCGGCGAACGCAACAACGTAGGCGCGCTCTTCGTCCTGCTCGATCACTACGACGGACGCCACACGCCGCTGATGCTCGATTCGCTGCGGCGACGCCTCGACGCCATCCCCAACGCCCGCATCCTCGTCAAGGAGTTCGAGAACGGCCCGCCCATCGAGGCACCGCTCGCGTTGCGCCTGACGGGAGAGCACCTGGACACGCTCCGCGCCGTGGCGGGGCGCATGGAGCGCCTCATCGCGACCACGCCAGGCACGCGCGACGTCGTGAATCCGCTCCGGGTCAACCGCACCGACCTCACGCTCGACATCGACCGCGCCAAGGCCGGGCTGCTCGGGATCCCGACGGTCGAGATCGACCGCACCGTGCGGCTCGGCATCGCCGGGCTGCGGGCCGGTTCGTTCCGCGACCTCGACGGCGAGGAGTACGACATCACCGTCCGGCTCCCGCGCGGCGAACGGCAGGTGCTCTCGGCGCTCGATCAGGTGTACGTCGGCTCGGTCACCGGGGCGCAGGTGCCGCTGTCGCAGGTGGCCTCGGTGCGCTTCGAATCGTCGCCGCCGCTCATCCAGCACCAGGATGCCGAGCGCGCGGTGACGGTGACGAGCTACGTCCAGACCGGCTTCAACACCGATCGCGTGACCAAGGCGGTGCTCGCACGCCTCGGGGAACTCAAGCTCCCGGCAGGCTATCGCATCATCCCGGCGGGCGAACTGGAGTCACGGCAGGAGAGCTTTGGGGGGCTCGGGACGGCCATTCTCCTCGCCACCTTCGGGATCCTCGCCATCCTCATCCTCGAGTTTCGCACCTTCAAGGGGATGGTCATCGTGGCGTCCGTCATCCCGCTGGGGATCATCGGCGGGCTCGCCGCCCTCCTCGTGAGCGGCTACACCCTCTCCTTCACCGCGGTCATCGGCTTCGTCGCGCTCATCGGGATCGAGATCAAGAACTCGATCCTCCTGGTCGACTTCACCAACCAGCTGCGCGACGACGGGATGGAGCTGCACCAGGCCATCGAGACGGCGGGGAAGATCCGCTTCCTCCCGATCGTCCTCACCACGCTCACGGCCATCGGCGGCCTCTTGCCGCTGGCCATCCAGGGATCGTCGCTCTACTCGCCGCTGGCACTGGTGATCATCGGCGGGTTGATCAGCTCGACGATCCTGAGCCGCCTGGTGACCCCGGTGATGTACATGCTCCTCCCCCCGGCGTTAGGCCGAGTGACCGCGGACGACGAGATCGACGTCCGTCACGGCGCCACGCTGGCACCTGCGGGACACGCGGTGGGGTGA
- the solA gene encoding N-methyl-L-tryptophan oxidase encodes MSYDVIVLGAGGMGSATAYQLARRGARVLLLERYGIPHEQGSSHGFTRIIRLAYFEHPSYVPLLRRAYDLWEELERESHESLLHITGSIDAGAADSRTVTGSLHSCQVHDLPHEVLTSAELSRRFPGYGLPDELVAVWQPRGGFLVPEACITTQVTRAAHHGAEVRAHEQVLDWEATGSGVVVTTDRGRYEAGRLVVAAGSWTGALVPALQRWLVPERQVLAWFDLADRDLFAPSHFPVFNLDFGGEHWYGFPEFGVPGFKIGCYHHLREAVDPDTVDRAAVTPRDVELLHSVVRDCFPAVGGEVLLTKTCLFTNTPDEHFILDRLPDTPQVVIAHACSGHGFKFSSVIGEIAADLALDGDTRHDIALHRLGRFAAAR; translated from the coding sequence ATGTCGTACGACGTGATCGTGCTGGGCGCGGGGGGGATGGGGAGCGCGACCGCCTACCAGCTGGCCCGCCGCGGGGCGCGCGTCCTCCTCCTCGAACGCTACGGCATCCCGCACGAGCAGGGGTCGTCACACGGCTTCACGCGCATCATCCGCCTGGCGTACTTCGAACACCCGTCGTACGTCCCGCTCCTGCGGCGCGCCTACGACTTGTGGGAGGAGCTCGAACGCGAGAGCCACGAGTCGCTGCTGCACATCACCGGCTCCATCGACGCGGGCGCCGCGGATTCCCGCACCGTCACCGGGTCGCTGCACTCGTGCCAGGTCCACGACCTCCCGCACGAAGTCCTGACGTCGGCCGAGCTGTCGCGCCGCTTTCCGGGCTATGGCCTGCCTGACGAGTTAGTCGCGGTCTGGCAGCCGCGCGGCGGCTTCCTCGTCCCCGAGGCCTGTATCACGACGCAGGTGACGCGGGCCGCGCACCACGGCGCCGAGGTGCGCGCCCACGAGCAGGTGCTGGACTGGGAAGCGACAGGATCCGGTGTCGTCGTCACCACCGACCGCGGGCGCTACGAGGCCGGGCGACTCGTCGTCGCCGCCGGCAGCTGGACGGGGGCCCTCGTCCCGGCGCTCCAGCGGTGGCTCGTCCCCGAGCGGCAGGTGCTCGCCTGGTTCGACCTGGCCGATCGCGACCTGTTCGCCCCGTCGCACTTCCCCGTCTTCAACCTCGACTTCGGCGGCGAGCACTGGTACGGCTTCCCCGAGTTTGGGGTCCCGGGCTTCAAGATCGGCTGCTACCATCACCTGCGCGAGGCGGTCGATCCCGACACGGTCGACCGTGCGGCCGTCACACCACGCGACGTGGAGCTCCTGCACTCGGTGGTCCGCGACTGCTTTCCCGCCGTGGGAGGCGAGGTGCTCCTCACGAAGACCTGCCTGTTCACCAACACGCCGGACGAGCACTTCATCCTCGACCGGCTCCCCGACACGCCACAGGTGGTCATCGCCCACGCCTGTTCGGGACACGGCTTCAAGTTCTCCTCGGTGATCGGCGAGATCGCCGCCGACCTCGCCCTCGACGGCGACACCCGGCACGACATCGCCCTGCATCGGCTCGGCCGGTTCGCGGCGGCGCGCTGA
- a CDS encoding TetR/AcrR family transcriptional regulator, protein MAKTNARPRARDAAQAKGAPRKATAAAGAKKRLRSPAVSPAEPAHVDGVDPVRAPQQDRGHRRVEQILDAAEAVFADVGVDAATTNAIAERASASMGSLYHFFRDKDAIVLAVGHRFAERIRERNAHAMSLESLDAPLPELFDRIIGTHASFVNDTPSFALVEAVIHRRFGGCSVQEELDEAIIDQVRHFLELRLPRMSAERRMAATRLSVVAVGVTCERSGALPPAARAQLLRELRDMLVRYFEPLDREFGRGA, encoded by the coding sequence ATGGCCAAGACCAACGCACGACCGCGCGCCCGAGACGCGGCACAAGCCAAGGGGGCTCCGCGCAAGGCCACGGCTGCGGCCGGCGCGAAGAAGCGGTTGAGGTCGCCGGCGGTCTCGCCGGCGGAGCCCGCGCACGTCGACGGCGTCGACCCGGTGCGCGCGCCGCAGCAGGATCGCGGGCACCGTCGCGTGGAGCAGATCCTCGATGCCGCCGAAGCGGTCTTTGCCGACGTGGGTGTCGATGCCGCGACGACGAACGCGATCGCGGAGCGCGCCAGTGCCTCGATGGGGTCGCTCTACCACTTCTTCCGCGACAAGGACGCGATCGTCCTCGCCGTCGGGCATCGCTTCGCCGAGCGCATTCGCGAGCGCAACGCCCATGCGATGTCGCTCGAGTCGCTGGATGCGCCGCTTCCCGAACTCTTCGATCGCATCATCGGGACCCATGCGAGCTTCGTGAACGACACGCCATCGTTCGCCCTGGTGGAGGCCGTGATCCATCGCCGCTTCGGCGGCTGCTCGGTGCAAGAGGAGCTCGACGAGGCGATCATCGACCAGGTGCGCCACTTCCTGGAGCTGCGCCTGCCGCGCATGAGCGCCGAGCGGCGCATGGCCGCGACGCGCCTGTCGGTGGTGGCGGTCGGGGTCACGTGTGAGCGGTCGGGGGCGCTCCCGCCAGCGGCGCGCGCGCAGCTGCTGCGCGAGTTGCGTGACATGCTGGTGCGCTACTTCGAGCCACTCGACCGCGAGTTTGGCCGCGGCGCCTAA
- a CDS encoding EAL domain-containing protein, whose translation MAASLVPTDPPFSSPATTAERALLSGTLAASMERVARLAVTVLGAPAATLALLGTDRRTFRAGGFARPWISHDSGVLVRTGLISRALDNGGVLSLNDVLDERSDPAMRSAATELQVRSLALAALTRHDGTVLGTLLALSDEPRFWGEEDLQLLGDLAEGASTELQLRHALAEREMRERQLRHDSLHDALTGLPNRALFMKRLSDASLRARRDGDGLFAVLFLDLDDFKLVNDSMGHHVGDEVLVTVARRLEECVRGGDIVARLGGDEFAILLERVIDARDTALVADRVQHALKAPMTIGGYEWVTSASIGVVLSSSASERPEYLLRSADMAMYRAKHQGRSRFEMFDRAMHAEALTRLQLETDLRRAVERQEFLLHYQPIVSLADGRVQGVEALVRWQHADRGLISPNDFIPVAEDTGLIVPMGRWALREACQTVRGLEARVPSARGLRLSVNLSVREFAQLDLVRAVAGILDETGLPAGQLQLEITESAIIGQQHPALQTIAELRELGVRIHLDDFGTGYSSLSYLHRLPLDAIKIDRAFTTSMETEERPRHVVQAILSLVGAMGLEVIAEGVATADQLALLRRMGCPYGQGFLFSRPMPPAALEELLQRDPRW comes from the coding sequence GTGGCGGCGTCACTTGTCCCGACCGACCCCCCGTTCTCGTCCCCCGCGACGACTGCTGAGCGCGCCCTGCTCAGCGGGACCTTGGCCGCGTCCATGGAGCGGGTCGCGCGGCTCGCCGTCACCGTCCTCGGCGCCCCTGCGGCGACGCTCGCCCTGCTCGGCACCGATCGCCGGACCTTCCGTGCTGGCGGCTTTGCCCGCCCGTGGATCTCGCACGATTCCGGGGTCCTGGTGCGCACGGGGCTCATCTCCCGCGCCCTCGACAACGGCGGCGTCCTCTCGCTGAACGACGTCCTGGATGAGCGGAGCGACCCGGCGATGCGCAGCGCAGCGACCGAACTCCAGGTTCGCAGCCTCGCCCTGGCCGCGCTCACGCGACACGATGGGACCGTCCTCGGCACGCTGCTCGCCCTGAGCGACGAACCGCGGTTCTGGGGTGAGGAGGACCTCCAACTGCTGGGCGACCTGGCCGAGGGGGCTTCGACCGAGTTGCAGCTGCGGCACGCCCTTGCCGAGCGCGAGATGCGCGAGCGGCAGCTGCGGCACGACTCGTTGCACGACGCGCTCACCGGGCTCCCCAACCGCGCGCTCTTCATGAAGCGCCTGTCCGATGCCTCGCTCCGCGCGCGGCGCGATGGGGATGGCCTGTTCGCCGTGCTCTTCCTCGACCTCGACGACTTCAAGCTGGTCAACGACAGCATGGGGCATCATGTGGGCGACGAGGTGCTCGTGACCGTCGCCCGCCGGCTGGAGGAGTGCGTGCGCGGGGGGGACATCGTCGCGCGCCTGGGCGGCGACGAGTTCGCGATCCTGCTCGAGCGGGTGATCGATGCGCGCGACACCGCGCTGGTGGCCGACCGGGTCCAGCACGCGCTCAAGGCGCCCATGACGATCGGCGGCTACGAGTGGGTGACGTCGGCGAGCATCGGGGTGGTGCTGTCGAGCTCCGCGAGCGAGCGCCCCGAGTACCTGCTGCGCAGCGCCGACATGGCGATGTACCGCGCCAAGCACCAGGGGCGCTCGCGCTTCGAGATGTTCGACCGCGCCATGCACGCCGAGGCGCTCACGCGCTTGCAGCTGGAGACCGACCTGCGCCGCGCGGTGGAGCGACAGGAGTTCCTCCTGCACTACCAGCCGATCGTGTCGCTCGCCGACGGGCGGGTGCAAGGCGTCGAGGCGCTGGTGCGCTGGCAGCATGCCGATCGCGGGCTCATCTCGCCCAACGACTTCATCCCGGTGGCCGAGGACACGGGATTGATCGTCCCGATGGGGCGTTGGGCGCTACGCGAGGCGTGTCAGACGGTGCGGGGACTGGAGGCGCGCGTCCCGTCGGCGCGCGGGTTGCGGCTATCGGTCAACCTGTCGGTGCGCGAGTTCGCGCAGCTCGACCTGGTGCGCGCCGTGGCGGGCATCCTGGACGAGACGGGGCTCCCGGCCGGCCAGCTGCAACTCGAGATCACCGAGAGCGCGATCATCGGCCAGCAGCACCCGGCGCTGCAGACCATCGCCGAACTGCGCGAGCTCGGCGTGCGGATCCACCTGGACGACTTCGGCACCGGCTACTCGTCGCTCAGCTACCTGCACCGCCTCCCGCTCGACGCGATCAAGATCGACCGCGCCTTCACCACGTCGATGGAGACGGAGGAGCGTCCGCGGCATGTGGTGCAGGCGATCCTGTCATTGGTAGGGGCGATGGGGCTCGAGGTGATCGCCGAAGGGGTGGCGACCGCCGACCAGCTCGCCCTGCTACGCCGCATGGGATGCCCCTATGGGCAGGGCTTCCTCTTCTCGCGCCCCATGCCGCCCGCCGCGCTCGAAGAGCTGCTGCAGCGCGATCCCCGCTGGTAA
- a CDS encoding M55 family metallopeptidase, whose product MRLPPRSASLALALRTALLLAAHLTAASLAAQAAPKKKVYISVDLEGIAGVVANTQTSPGGQNYEWARRQMIAETNAAIEGAFAGGATEVLVNDSHGPQTNLRPDEIDRRAMLITGQPKPLGMTQGLDSTFDAAVYIGYHAPGSTADAVHGHTFSGALKVVRLNGKEVGEYGLNAMVAGYWGVPVAFISGDKAAVQMASDFIPGVDGLVVKEGIGYFAAKTMNPLEAREKISAGVRAALVKRIARRPVTLAGPITLEIELDELSHADVVALVPGMKRNGRTVSYTSPDPLTIYKVARVIMALSRD is encoded by the coding sequence ATGCGCCTCCCCCCCCGCTCTGCCTCGCTCGCGCTGGCCCTCCGCACCGCCTTGCTCCTGGCCGCCCACCTGACGGCCGCGTCGCTCGCCGCGCAGGCCGCACCGAAGAAGAAGGTCTACATCTCGGTCGACCTCGAGGGGATCGCCGGGGTGGTGGCCAACACGCAGACCTCGCCGGGGGGGCAGAACTACGAGTGGGCGCGCCGGCAGATGATCGCCGAGACCAATGCCGCCATCGAGGGAGCGTTCGCGGGCGGCGCGACGGAGGTCCTGGTGAACGACTCGCACGGGCCGCAGACCAACCTGCGTCCCGACGAGATCGACCGTCGCGCCATGCTCATCACCGGACAACCCAAGCCGTTAGGCATGACGCAGGGGCTCGACTCGACCTTCGACGCCGCGGTGTACATCGGCTATCACGCCCCCGGGTCGACCGCCGACGCCGTGCACGGCCACACCTTCTCCGGGGCGCTGAAGGTCGTGCGCCTGAACGGAAAGGAGGTCGGCGAGTACGGGCTCAACGCGATGGTCGCCGGCTACTGGGGCGTCCCCGTCGCCTTCATTTCGGGCGACAAGGCGGCGGTGCAGATGGCCAGCGACTTCATCCCCGGCGTCGACGGCCTGGTGGTGAAGGAAGGGATCGGCTACTTCGCCGCCAAGACGATGAACCCGCTCGAGGCGCGCGAGAAGATCTCGGCCGGCGTGCGGGCCGCGTTGGTGAAGCGCATCGCGCGCCGCCCGGTCACGCTCGCCGGACCTATCACGCTGGAGATCGAGCTCGACGAGCTCTCGCACGCCGACGTGGTGGCGCTCGTCCCCGGCATGAAGCGCAACGGGCGCACCGTCAGCTACACCTCGCCCGACCCGCTGACGATCTACAAGGTCGCCCGCGTGATCATGGCGTTGTCGCGCGACTGA
- a CDS encoding efflux RND transporter periplasmic adaptor subunit, whose product MPTAPHLLHPPMSPAHAGRRPLQAVVALLALVGAAACGRSDASAADTTPRAIPVELAQVQLRELAPPVVATGALGGKEEVDLAFTTGGVIARILVEEGATVRAGQLLAELSSDPVSSEVAKAEQGTLKAARDLARVRALHADSIATTEQLQDATTALAVAEQNLRGARFSLAHAVVRAPSTGVVLRRMAEPNQVIAGGTPVLTVRTAQRGVVLRAGLPDRDAVRVRLGDSASVSFDALPGERFRARVTQRASAASPMNGTYAVELALEPRAESLASGLIGRAEIRTRAQGQVAALPLEALVEADGDSATVFVVEAGGDRGTRRQVHIARIVGDMVALASGAKPGEWVVVRGAAFIDEGTRLTVRQRNGGDGAATARKEAR is encoded by the coding sequence ATGCCGACCGCCCCCCACCTGCTCCACCCGCCCATGTCACCCGCGCACGCGGGGCGTCGCCCCCTGCAGGCCGTCGTCGCCCTGCTCGCACTCGTCGGGGCGGCCGCCTGCGGCCGGAGCGATGCCTCGGCGGCCGACACCACGCCGCGCGCCATCCCGGTGGAGCTCGCACAGGTGCAACTCCGCGAGCTCGCCCCACCGGTCGTCGCCACCGGGGCGTTAGGCGGCAAGGAAGAGGTCGACCTCGCCTTCACCACGGGAGGGGTGATTGCCCGCATCCTCGTCGAGGAAGGGGCCACGGTCCGGGCCGGGCAGCTCCTGGCCGAGCTCTCGTCCGACCCGGTCTCGTCGGAGGTGGCCAAGGCCGAGCAGGGGACGCTCAAGGCGGCGCGCGACCTGGCGCGCGTGCGCGCCCTGCACGCCGACTCGATTGCCACGACCGAGCAGCTGCAAGACGCCACGACGGCGCTGGCCGTCGCCGAGCAGAACCTGCGCGGTGCGCGCTTCAGCCTCGCGCACGCCGTCGTCCGCGCGCCGTCGACCGGCGTGGTCCTGCGCCGCATGGCCGAGCCCAACCAGGTGATCGCCGGCGGGACCCCCGTCCTCACGGTGCGCACGGCGCAGCGCGGCGTGGTCCTGCGCGCCGGCCTCCCCGACCGCGACGCCGTGCGCGTGCGCCTGGGCGATTCGGCATCGGTCTCCTTCGACGCCCTCCCCGGCGAACGCTTCCGCGCCCGCGTCACGCAACGCGCCTCGGCCGCGTCGCCGATGAACGGGACGTACGCCGTTGAACTCGCCCTCGAGCCGAGGGCCGAGTCGCTGGCGTCGGGCCTCATCGGGCGCGCCGAGATCCGCACGCGCGCGCAGGGCCAGGTGGCCGCGCTGCCGCTGGAGGCGCTGGTCGAGGCCGACGGGGATTCGGCGACGGTCTTCGTGGTCGAGGCCGGGGGCGACCGCGGGACTCGCCGTCAGGTGCACATCGCGCGCATCGTCGGCGACATGGTGGCGCTTGCCTCGGGCGCCAAGCCCGGCGAATGGGTCGTGGTCCGGGGCGCCGCCTTCATCGATGAAGGGACGCGCCTCACCGTCCGCCAGCGCAACGGCGGCGACGGCGCGGCGACGGCGCGCAAGGAGGCCCGGTGA